The following coding sequences are from one Megachile rotundata isolate GNS110a chromosome 13, iyMegRotu1, whole genome shotgun sequence window:
- the LOC100883154 gene encoding F-box only protein 9 isoform X1: MNITVEIESGKKMSHYCESGESDDGGDDQESSSYSGTNIEDALTSFREQWQRELEISPKRERSKTRSTKLVDFDVSNGEESLDTIENKAKNLFLKGIEYEERRKFYEAIQFYKRAVLLVPDIELRLYESTKLKSNDEVGEQLEDDVNSIEDNTENHNEEEEEETDLFVKLCKIVNHNKCVCFPKFQQDATHISALPMEIMLYILRWVVSSELDLRSLEMFSRVCRGFYISARDTEIWRLACIRVWGVNCGTYAPKYRSWRDMYLQRPRLRYNGCYISKTSYIRDGENSFQDRFYRPWHLVEYFRYLRFFPEGRVLMLTSTDEAQNCVNSLKNRAPRNSSILVGHYRLHDNYVNLVLKKQETKPVNTYRKKKREPIHDSGEQTFHLEFEIQDHHRRLNSQLKWLSYTIFTKYRNGHEVKMCLKEPSVREWRVSAIGGRYPPLKFSRVKSYTQESEAPLQ; the protein is encoded by the exons ATGAATATTACCGTGGAAATTGAATCAGGAAAGAAAATG AGTCACTACTGTGAATCTGGTGAATCTGACGATGGTGGAGATGACCAGGAAAGTTCTTCTTACTCGGGGACAAATATCGAAGATGCTTTAACATCTTTCAGAGAGCAATGGCAGCGGGAGTTAGAAATATCTCCGAAACGAGAAAGATCAAAGACTCGTTCCACAAAACTAGTTGACTTTGATGTTTCCAATGGAGAAGAGTCCTTGGATACCATTGAAAATAAA GCAAAAAATCTGTTTTTGAAAGGAATTGAATATGAAGAACGTAGGAAGTTTTATGAAgctattcaattttacaaacgCGCTGTACTGTTAGTTCCTGATATTGAATTACGTTTATACGAATCGACCAAACTCAAATCAAATGACGAGGTCGGTGAACAACTAGAGGATGACGTAAATAGTATTGAAGATAATACTGAAAATCataatgaagaagaagaagaagaaactgatttatttgttaaattgtgtaaaattgtaaatcatAACAAATGCGTTTGTTTTCCTAAGTTTCAGCAAGAT GCAACTCATATTTCTGCTTTGCCTATGGAAATAATGCTTTATATATTAAGATGGGTTGTGTCTTCCGAATTAGATTTGAGATCCCTTGAAATGTTCTCCAGAGTGTGTCGTGGATTTTACATATCTGCAAGAGACACAGAGATCTGGAGACTTGCCTGTATTAG AGTATGGGGTGTAAATTGCGGTACCTATGCTCCCAAGTATCGGTCATGGAGAGATATGTATTTACAACGGCCTAGATTAAGATACAATGGGTGTTATATTAGTAAAACCAGTTATATTCGCGATGGTGAAAACAGTTTCCAAGATCGATTTTACAGACCTTGGCATTTGGTGGAATACTTCAGGTACCTGAG ATTTTTTCCAGAAGGCAGAGTTTTAATGCTAACCTCGACAGATGAAGCACAAAATTGTGTAAACTCTTTAAAAAACCGTGCTCCACGAAATTCATCGATTCTTGTTGGCCATTACAGGTTGCACGATAATTATGTTAATTTAGTGCTCAAGAAACAAGAAACGAAACCTGTGAATACATacagaaagaagaaaagagaacCTATACATGATAGTGGGGAACAAACTTTTCATCTT gaatttgaaattcaggACCACCATAGACGGTTAAACTCACAATTAAAATGGCTCAGTTATACTATATTTACAAAGTATAGAAACGGACACGAAGTAAAAATGTGCTTGAAGGAGCCATCTGTCAGAGAATGGAGAGTGTCGGCAATCGGCGGACGATACCCGCCTCTTAAGTTTAGTAGAGTTAAGAGTTATACTCAAGAAAGCGAAGCTCCTTTGCAATAA
- the LOC100883154 gene encoding F-box only protein 9 isoform X2: protein MNSHYCESGESDDGGDDQESSSYSGTNIEDALTSFREQWQRELEISPKRERSKTRSTKLVDFDVSNGEESLDTIENKAKNLFLKGIEYEERRKFYEAIQFYKRAVLLVPDIELRLYESTKLKSNDEVGEQLEDDVNSIEDNTENHNEEEEEETDLFVKLCKIVNHNKCVCFPKFQQDATHISALPMEIMLYILRWVVSSELDLRSLEMFSRVCRGFYISARDTEIWRLACIRVWGVNCGTYAPKYRSWRDMYLQRPRLRYNGCYISKTSYIRDGENSFQDRFYRPWHLVEYFRYLRFFPEGRVLMLTSTDEAQNCVNSLKNRAPRNSSILVGHYRLHDNYVNLVLKKQETKPVNTYRKKKREPIHDSGEQTFHLEFEIQDHHRRLNSQLKWLSYTIFTKYRNGHEVKMCLKEPSVREWRVSAIGGRYPPLKFSRVKSYTQESEAPLQ from the exons atgaat AGTCACTACTGTGAATCTGGTGAATCTGACGATGGTGGAGATGACCAGGAAAGTTCTTCTTACTCGGGGACAAATATCGAAGATGCTTTAACATCTTTCAGAGAGCAATGGCAGCGGGAGTTAGAAATATCTCCGAAACGAGAAAGATCAAAGACTCGTTCCACAAAACTAGTTGACTTTGATGTTTCCAATGGAGAAGAGTCCTTGGATACCATTGAAAATAAA GCAAAAAATCTGTTTTTGAAAGGAATTGAATATGAAGAACGTAGGAAGTTTTATGAAgctattcaattttacaaacgCGCTGTACTGTTAGTTCCTGATATTGAATTACGTTTATACGAATCGACCAAACTCAAATCAAATGACGAGGTCGGTGAACAACTAGAGGATGACGTAAATAGTATTGAAGATAATACTGAAAATCataatgaagaagaagaagaagaaactgatttatttgttaaattgtgtaaaattgtaaatcatAACAAATGCGTTTGTTTTCCTAAGTTTCAGCAAGAT GCAACTCATATTTCTGCTTTGCCTATGGAAATAATGCTTTATATATTAAGATGGGTTGTGTCTTCCGAATTAGATTTGAGATCCCTTGAAATGTTCTCCAGAGTGTGTCGTGGATTTTACATATCTGCAAGAGACACAGAGATCTGGAGACTTGCCTGTATTAG AGTATGGGGTGTAAATTGCGGTACCTATGCTCCCAAGTATCGGTCATGGAGAGATATGTATTTACAACGGCCTAGATTAAGATACAATGGGTGTTATATTAGTAAAACCAGTTATATTCGCGATGGTGAAAACAGTTTCCAAGATCGATTTTACAGACCTTGGCATTTGGTGGAATACTTCAGGTACCTGAG ATTTTTTCCAGAAGGCAGAGTTTTAATGCTAACCTCGACAGATGAAGCACAAAATTGTGTAAACTCTTTAAAAAACCGTGCTCCACGAAATTCATCGATTCTTGTTGGCCATTACAGGTTGCACGATAATTATGTTAATTTAGTGCTCAAGAAACAAGAAACGAAACCTGTGAATACATacagaaagaagaaaagagaacCTATACATGATAGTGGGGAACAAACTTTTCATCTT gaatttgaaattcaggACCACCATAGACGGTTAAACTCACAATTAAAATGGCTCAGTTATACTATATTTACAAAGTATAGAAACGGACACGAAGTAAAAATGTGCTTGAAGGAGCCATCTGTCAGAGAATGGAGAGTGTCGGCAATCGGCGGACGATACCCGCCTCTTAAGTTTAGTAGAGTTAAGAGTTATACTCAAGAAAGCGAAGCTCCTTTGCAATAA
- the LOC100883377 gene encoding progestin and adipoQ receptor family member 4, translated as MRFPWQRHRQRGQNRGWWWTEYESDAVTTPSSPTSQLLVGSWHFVPRVLRNLPHGHSNRTTSLRNDEHHAEVSEPPLQDTGDPSSFDREKETMHQDETPKIRLLRRWSDMPRHLQFNPHIRSGYRPLMTVRQCLGSLFYVHNETVNIITHGLAILYMLLTIPQLLPWSTQSILLGILSWCHLIGAVSPWIGSFIYHLFMNLNYDEIFYRTLLKLDMIGIWLCQSFGAIPMMAATVHCLPNGYWYCCIFIYCSLSIWGLLKAMHARSPWERRLCFAPPFLMRMSVMILRCFGIGGGSPNALLHIVLQDLIAVVGATIGAMRIPEKWIPGKLDLALNSHNLMHVLVVLAVCSMHAATLQDLAWMSDPSACNETSSVELMHDEL; from the exons ATGCGGTTCCCGTGGCAACGGCACCGTCAGAGAGGTCAGAACCGCGGATGGTGGTGGACGGAGTACGAAAGTGATGCAGTAACGACACCGTCGTCGCCGACGTCACAGCTGCTCGTCGGCTCGTGGCACTTTGTCCCGCGTGTGCTTCGAAACCTTCCTCACGGCCATTCAAACCGCACGACGTCGCTTCGAAACGACGAGCATCATGCGGAGGTGTCAGAACCTCCGCTCCAGGACACCGGTGACCCAAGCTCGTTCGATCGCGAGAAGGAAACGATGCACCAGGATGAGACACCCAAGATTCGACTGTTGCGACGATGGAGCGACATGCCACGGCACCTTCAATTCAATCCTCACATCCGGTCTGGTTACAGGCCGCTCATGACCGTTCGCCAATGTCTCGGTAGCTTGTTCTACGTCCACAACGAGACCGTTAATATCATAACGCACG GATTAGCGATCTTGTACATGCTACTGACGATACCACAACTTCTTCCATGGAGTACTCAAAGTATCCTCCTAGGAATTTTATCGTGGTGCCATTTGATCGGCGCTGTTAGTCCATGGATTGGTTCCTTCATCTATCATCTCTTCATGAACTTAAACTATGATGAAATCTTCTATAGAACGTTGTTGAAATTAGACATGATCGGCATATGGCTGTGCCAAAGTTTCG GAGCAATACCCATGATGGCTGCAACAGTTCACTGTCTACCCAATGGCTACTGGTACTGCTGTATTTTCATCTATTGTTCCCTTAGTATTTGGGGACTTCTCAAG GCGATGCACGCACGATCTCCCTGGGAGAGAAGATTATGTTTCGCACCTCCTTTTTTGATGAGGATGTCGGTGATGATCCTGCGGTGTTTCGGTATAGGTGGAGGATCTCCGAACGCTTTGCTTCACATTGTGTTACAG GATCTAATAGCCGTGGTGGGAGCAACCATTGGTGCCATGCGTATTCCTGAAAAATGGATTCCAGGCAAATTAGATTTGGCGTTGAATTCTCACAATTTGATGCACGTGTTGGTCGTTCTGGCTGTGTGTTCGATGCATGCGGCGACTCTTCAAGATCTTGCTTGGATGTCGGATCCGTCTGCGTGTAACGAAACGAGCTCCGTCGAGTTGATGCACGATGAACTGTGA
- the LOC143265650 gene encoding uncharacterized protein LOC143265650, giving the protein MGAGLVQCLFYRVTVRSSSVLLSAIKGQNNRGFHRGLKQTYKELWAIVEDLIPSVIMKKYIQKQSKPVSFNSIIEMPRSKRRHRTRSHSRARSHSAGSLQYEHKRRRIDYESPQSKGTYSGERVLRSRQHDRGTSQERRYKRSHRRSPSSGRQHGHRDRDRDRLAHPTSSRRARIYRHHGSSSTSQDRHRHRSPSSRSQNRVNHPWVREGRAMSSRC; this is encoded by the exons ATGGGTGCAGGTTTAGTACAGTGTCTATTTTATCGTGTTACCGTTAGAAGCTCATCCGTTTTGCTTAGTGCGATTAAGGGTCAAAACAATCGGGGATTTCATCGTGGACTGAAG CAAACGTACAAGGAACTATGGGCAATTGTCGAAGACTTAATTCCATCTGTGATAATGAAGAAGTACATACAGAAGCAGTCTAAACCCGTCTCGTTTAATTCGATAATAGAG ATGCCACGAAGCAAGAGGCGTCACCGCACTCGTAGCCACTCAAGAGCACGTTCACATTCTGCAGGCTCTCTACAGTATGAACACAAAAGGCGACGCATTGATTATGAAAGTCCGCAAAGCAAGGGAACGTATAG CGGAGAACGCGTGCTGAGGTCACGTCAGCACGACCGTGGAACGAGCCAGGAGCGGCGATACAAGCGGAGCCATCGTCGATCGCCGAGCAGTGGCCGACAACACGGACatcgtgatcgcgatcgtgatCGTTTAGCGCATCCGACCTCGTCCAGGCGTGCAAGGATCTATCGCCATCATGGTTCATCGTCGACCAGCCAGGATCGGCATCGGCATCGTTCGCCGTCCTCCAGAAGTCAG AACCGCGTGAATCATCCCTGGGTTCGCGAGGGACGCGCGATGTCCTCTCGCTGTTAG